In Vitis riparia cultivar Riparia Gloire de Montpellier isolate 1030 chromosome 19, EGFV_Vit.rip_1.0, whole genome shotgun sequence, the following proteins share a genomic window:
- the LOC117908468 gene encoding uncharacterized protein LOC117908468: MSWTIYNNSQTYNLLQLLLLVVLILPILQILLLLEKYELEETCKSYILQCCGNLFRSYRNKMKAKYYNPYNTDEERLCHRPPHLSDDDWRWLIHFWGTLEAKDISDKNKANRAKQVIKHTSGSKSYAQIRYEQAQKKEDRSEPNRIEMFALTHTRKDGTPVDDHFKEIIVMK; this comes from the exons ATGAGTTGGACAATCTACAACAACTCTCAGACATACAACCTACTGCAACTACTACTCCTAGTAGTTTTGATCCTTCCGATTCTTCAGATCCTTCTGTTGTTG gaaaaatatgaactagaagaaacatgtaagagctacattcttcaatgttgtggaaatttgtttagaagttatagaaataaaatgaaagccAAGTATTATAACCCTTATAATACAGATGAGGAGAGATTGTGCCATCGACCTCCACACTTATCAGATGATGATTGGAGGTGGCTCATCCACTTTTGGGGTACACTTGAGGCCAAG gATATCTCAGACAAAAACAAGGCAAATAGGGCAAAGCAAGTGATAAAACATACATCAGGATCAAAAAGTTATGCTCAAATTCGATATGAACag GCACAAAAGAAGGAGGATCGAAGTGAGCCCAATAGAATTGAGATGTTTGCCTTGACACACACAAGAAAAGATGGGACGCCTGTTGATGATCATTTTAAGGAGATTATTgtaatgaagtaa